CCCCGTCGGCGCACAGAACGCGACCAGGAAGTAGTGCAGCGGGAAGCCCAGTCCGGGGATGATCGTCGACGTCATCACGCCGGGGGCGACGGCCGTCGCGGTCACCGGCCCGAAGACGATGAGCGCCCAGACGACGAAGCCGGCCCAGACCACGCGCAGGTGGTCGCGCATGAACGCGGTGCTGGGCTTCAGGATGTTCACCTCCCTGTCGAGGTAGTCCGTGTCTCTGTGCTCCTGTGCAGCCTGTGTCACCTGTGCCGTGCCACCGTCGGAGACGAGTGATTCGTCTCCCGAATCGGTGTGCGAGTCAGTGTCTGTCATGTTCGTATCTTGTGGTGTCGTGTCGTGTCTGTGTCTCAGTGAGCCGGTGAAATCGGTCCTGGCGCGGTCAGTCGCCCCGGACCTTCGCTTCGATGTCTTCGACCACGTCGGGGTTGCGCAGCGTGCTGGTGTTACCCAGTTCCTCGCCGTTGGCGATGTCCTCGAGCAGTCGGCGCATGATCTTGCCCGAGCGCGTCTTGGGCAGTTCGGGCGTGAAGATGACCTGTTCCGGCCGTGCGATGGGGCCG
The DNA window shown above is from Haloarcula halobia and carries:
- a CDS encoding DUF4212 domain-containing protein gives rise to the protein MTDTDSHTDSGDESLVSDGGTAQVTQAAQEHRDTDYLDREVNILKPSTAFMRDHLRVVWAGFVVWALIVFGPVTATAVAPGVMTSTIIPGLGFPLHYFLVAFCAPTGALVLAAVYARQRDKLDQKYGIDHSKPGAGADDEETSGETAAADGGVAE